A genomic stretch from Xiphophorus maculatus strain JP 163 A chromosome 14, X_maculatus-5.0-male, whole genome shotgun sequence includes:
- the LOC111611202 gene encoding uncharacterized protein LOC111611202 isoform X2: MKMISRILLLLILSSCLCATFVVNVTQSSYQAEENHNITLEWTFTSRPDSSLSSMFILCDLLAPPRRLVLYRVHEGVEIPESQDDQFSGRVQSDKDVLREGRIRLHVSRLRTEDSGLYLCGVKTEDGFNSGRCRLNVSSLKMIKSTVPHRNLISPTPQEETRRRGRRSRMFLVFPVFLFIISLSSLFIISLKNCSKTTKFQQNPLRASALQFCCLAQEQTCVDVEKNFIQSLIVTPDQLQRHGNCGG; this comes from the exons ATGAAGATGATCTCCAGgatcctgctgctcctcatcctcagctcATGTCTCTGTG cAACATTTGTAGTGAATGTGACACAGAGCAGCTATCAGGCAGAGGAGAACCACAACATCACTCTGGAGTGGACCTTCACCTCCAGACCCGactcctctctgtcctccatGTTTATCCTCTGTGACCTTCTAGCTCCACCTAGAAGATTGGTTCTCTATCGGGTCCATGAAGGTGTTGAGATTCCAGAATCTCAGGATGATCAGTTTTCAGGACGAGTCCAGAGTGACAAAGACGTCCTCAGAGAAGGACGAATCAGACTCCATGTGTCCAGACTGAGGACTGAAGACTCTGGTCTGTATctgtgtggagtgaaaactgaaGATGGATTCAACTCTGGAAGATGTCGACTCAACGTATCCA GTCTAAAGATGATTAAATCGACGGTTCCTCACAGGAACCTCATCAGTCCGACGCCACAGGAGGAAACCAGGAGGAGAG gTCGTCGGTCCAGGATGTTTCTTGTTTTCCCCGTTTTTCTCTTCATCATTTCTCTGAGTTCACTTTTCATCATCAGCTTGAAAAATTGCTCCAAAACCACAAA ATTTCAACAGAACCCCCTGAGAGCCTCTGCCTTGCAGTTTTGTTGCCTTGCTCAAGAGCAGACCTGTGTTGATGTGGAGAAAAACTTCATCCAGTCTCTCATTGTGACTCCTGATCAACTGCAGCGTCATGGAAACTGTGGAGGTTGA
- the LOC111611202 gene encoding uncharacterized protein LOC111611202 isoform X1, translating to MKMISRILLLLILSSCLCAATFVVNVTQSSYQAEENHNITLEWTFTSRPDSSLSSMFILCDLLAPPRRLVLYRVHEGVEIPESQDDQFSGRVQSDKDVLREGRIRLHVSRLRTEDSGLYLCGVKTEDGFNSGRCRLNVSSLKMIKSTVPHRNLISPTPQEETRRRGRRSRMFLVFPVFLFIISLSSLFIISLKNCSKTTKFQQNPLRASALQFCCLAQEQTCVDVEKNFIQSLIVTPDQLQRHGNCGG from the exons ATGAAGATGATCTCCAGgatcctgctgctcctcatcctcagctcATGTCTCTGTG cagcAACATTTGTAGTGAATGTGACACAGAGCAGCTATCAGGCAGAGGAGAACCACAACATCACTCTGGAGTGGACCTTCACCTCCAGACCCGactcctctctgtcctccatGTTTATCCTCTGTGACCTTCTAGCTCCACCTAGAAGATTGGTTCTCTATCGGGTCCATGAAGGTGTTGAGATTCCAGAATCTCAGGATGATCAGTTTTCAGGACGAGTCCAGAGTGACAAAGACGTCCTCAGAGAAGGACGAATCAGACTCCATGTGTCCAGACTGAGGACTGAAGACTCTGGTCTGTATctgtgtggagtgaaaactgaaGATGGATTCAACTCTGGAAGATGTCGACTCAACGTATCCA GTCTAAAGATGATTAAATCGACGGTTCCTCACAGGAACCTCATCAGTCCGACGCCACAGGAGGAAACCAGGAGGAGAG gTCGTCGGTCCAGGATGTTTCTTGTTTTCCCCGTTTTTCTCTTCATCATTTCTCTGAGTTCACTTTTCATCATCAGCTTGAAAAATTGCTCCAAAACCACAAA ATTTCAACAGAACCCCCTGAGAGCCTCTGCCTTGCAGTTTTGTTGCCTTGCTCAAGAGCAGACCTGTGTTGATGTGGAGAAAAACTTCATCCAGTCTCTCATTGTGACTCCTGATCAACTGCAGCGTCATGGAAACTGTGGAGGTTGA